In Lycium ferocissimum isolate CSIRO_LF1 chromosome 3, AGI_CSIRO_Lferr_CH_V1, whole genome shotgun sequence, the genomic window agggaaaaaaaaaatcaattaggtaATTGTTTAGTTCTTCAAATTAATAAGCCATAGGTCTCACGATCCGGACCTTTAaactataaaatattaaatttgagTTAATTAAAGAAGATTTTTAAAGGGAAATGAAGATAGTATGATTAGGCTCCAAGAAAATACCTATGAGACACTAATTTAATCTCTTCGTTTTTTTATAATACATGTGACGCTCAGATTTATGCAGACGTAAATTTATCTTAATATTCTTTACCTTGATGCTAATCTTATCAGCTTGTTTTTTGTTGCTGGATACACATTCCCCTTATCCAAAActccaaaagaaaattaaaagattATATGAAGTTAcgtattttcaaaaaaaaaaacacacacacacacacacattttaGTTGATCAAAATTATATTAGAGTCGAACATCATTTGAAATTTATAGATTTGTAGTATAACGattcaaattaataaaaaaaaattctggatGTATAATCGagtattgataatattttgtaaatttgTCTAAGTAAAAACTAGTGAACTCTCGTGAACCCGTGGATTGTGTTGATCATCGAAACTCCACTTTAATTGTTCAGTAAGATAATTAAACGGAGtgaagattattttttttaattactactCAATATTATTTTGCAGATGCAACAAATTAACACAAAAGGGAGAGAGAGTAAAAATTAATGAACCTTAGAATTGGCAGGAAGAAGGGTTCTGAGTTGATTAAGATGAGAGTTGAtcctctctcttcttcttctttcagcTTCTTTATGAATAATATTCTTTGAAGCTGCACCAATATTATTACCTCCATCTTCTTCAGGGTAAAATGAATAAGTAGAATAAATTTTACTCACCGGGAAATCAAGACTGTATTCACCGGAAGCCAAATAATTGTAATAGTCCAAGTTCTCCGATTGCTGCATCATGTTGATGATAATTATTCTGTATACTTACTTGGCTGAGAATGAAAGTGGGAATTAGTGGAGATAACTAATTTATAAGATGATGAGTGCCTAGGGTTTGATTGATGTGactttcattcttcttcttactttcttttttggttgtATCTTAACTTTTATATTTAGTGGTCACATGGGTTGATGATACCCAAGCAAAGCGATTATTTTATAGTATTGAATGATATCCATTAAAGATATGCCCACAATTCTATTTTATTTGATGATATTTAAGCGCATGCTAAATTTGATATACAAATGACAAATATATTACatcactagaaaaaaaaatttagtaataTCGTGTTCTTTAATTGGACAAAGAACATATTACAAATTGTGTGATCATTTTATCTGACAAAATTGAACTGCAACGATTAGCTGTTGTTGGAGTAAAAATGCATTttaatatcaaaataaaaaatattaatttgcaTGAGTTAGTGGAGAAGgttgacattattttttggTGTAACTTATGTAACCACTATGACATCTTTCACCACTAATTATCCTAATAAGACTTAAATATCATAACCACATTATTCCATGTTCTACCTCACTTAATAGTCCACTACTTTCTAATTTACTCTGCGAAAGAATTCttacacctatatatatagaggTGTTTGTTctatgtgttgtgaatttagAAATTTTGTATTGATAGatgagaagtgtggagaaatattgtactaatgaaaaaaatgaggttgGTGCAGTGAAGCAAGAggattaagaaaagaaaaatattgtaaGTCTTCAACTTATTCACTACAAAAGAGAGTAATTTTATGTTGAAGAAAGGCGTACGTTCTCTTTAAACTCTTCAATTAGTCCGGTGGTGTTTAAGTCACACGacgttgttgggttgttgtatCCTCGAGGTGATAAGTCAAGAGTTATACTGCTGGACTGGTGAAGATTATACTGCGGTCGCATTCAACCATAAAACATAGTTGCGGTTTGGTTGCATTTAGCTGCGAACTAGTTGCTTTCGCGGCGATTGGATTGCATTTAGCGTAAGTTTGGTGGCCTATAGTTTTGGTTGCCGCCAAATTACCTAATGCAACACTTTATAGGCCCATTTCGATCATACTAGCTTAGAATTAAATGTACCTTGACCATCATCCCTATTCCCTTGGACCAACGTTACTGAAAATTCCAAAAGTGcatatatatactccctccttATGTCAATCCATTTGACTGGACATAATATTCAAGAAATaatgaagacttttaaaacttatggttcaaaataagtcttgaatatttgtgtattAAATCATTTAATAAGTGAATTTgtttaaattagaaaagaaatgtAATTCATTTTAGCGTGAGTAAAgaaatagattcacataaattgaaacagatggaGTATTTGGAAATCACAGGAATCAACTACTATAATAAGATTGGAAAGGCAGCGAATGCGCTGCTAATTCTTCAATACAGTTTAGCTCATGAACTACGTAACTTTTTAGGTCGATGTCTGGCAAGTCCGTATAATATGTAGTTTGTTGTCAAccaatttcttttcattttttcattttatttttcacccAATGTTAGGTACACAAATTGAAGGCCGATTAAATCCGAATTGAAAATCCCAATAAGGAAGTCCCACTTTCTtagcccgtttggccataagaattattcactttattccggaaatttttttcatttttttccgaaATCAgagtttggccatgagaatttttttcacttttttccgaaataccaaaaactcaaaaaatttatttttcaaaataatttcaattttttcacttttttacaaatatatttcaccaaaaaccataatttcaaaaactatagcaactccaactccaactccaaaattccaaaaaaaaaaataaatcttttttttgtaTCTATTAACAAACGGGACCTTATAGTAATAAGGATAGGGACAGAAAAACTATTGAATATTATACCAGGCAGTAGGCCCTTTTTAACGTTACAATTGTAGGCTTTACAGTGAACAGCTCATTTAATGCTGGCTAGTCGTAGCCGTAGACATGTAGTATAATCTTGCGACAGTGTAAAATCACTTCCTTCTTTGGCTTTGTGGAAATGCAGTgaaaaaaaagtaactttttaACTCAAAAGTTAAATATAATGTTTTTACTCAAAAGTTAAATATAATGTTTTTACTCGAACACAAATTAAAACTAAAGAACAAATTGTTTTAATCTTGAAAAATATGTTTGAGGCAGGAGAGTTTTCTTTTTAACAAAAggtttaattaattattattctgtAATAGCTCAaacattaataatttttttaagatcATGGTCCTAAACTGGAGAAATGAGTTTCACTTCATGAAAAGCAGCTAAGTTAGTAAATAACGTTGCATAACACAAGGTTCAAAAATAGAAGGGATAAATAGACAACAAAATAATTCTAATCCACTGAGAAGTGAGAGCTTATGTTTCTGTTAGAAGCCATAAAAAGCAGTGGCAAAAAAAGGTCATTTCCTATGAGATTAATAGATTCTGTAGCATTACTGTCTTCAGCATCAAAGCCCCAGCAAAATGTAGTAGACCAAAGTAATTGGAAGAGCTATTAACATCCCAAATATAACCCTGCAATTACCAGTACCAATATTATAATTAAGGCAATCGAAACCCGAAAAATTCCAAAGGTACTATAGAGTTATTACTCAAGCAAACTTCAAGCATCGAATGTTGCTCGAACTCTTAAAAAATGTCGTTGGACGTGTGTcaaatcctccaaaagtagtgcatttttggagagcCCAAGCAACATAGGGTATCATGATTTTCTTtcagaaaacaaaacaaaataaagagtTTTAAGTTTTGTCCAACGACAAGTCATGATAAAATGCTTAACACAACCAAGTCGTTGAGAAATTAAAACAAAGTTCGGGTACGTGAATGGCAACACTATAGGTCAGTAACTTGAAAAAGACAGTGATAAAAATTTGTCCGAACGAGTTGAATTACACTTAACGTGTAAAAACTTTGTCCAATTGGTGCATAAAACTTATAAAGAAAAATAGTAAGTTTGTGGAGGCCTCACCCTGTGCTAAGAATATCAGGATGAACATTGTATTCTTTTGCAAAGACAAAAGGAACGATTCCTTGAGGTAGAGCTGCctgaaaaattaaatatactAAACGATTACATCGGTTGATACGAGTTGTTGCATTGAACCCTTTAAACGTCTATATAACTTCCTATAAAAAAAAGAACCTTTTAGAGGTCGTTTACCTGAACTATTGCAATATGCAAAAGAACACCTCGAAGTCCAACAGCGATGGAGGCAGCAGCCATGACTGCTGGACCGGTGATGAATCTCACTGCCATAGAGAAGGTAGCAATTGTTTTTCCACAAGCAATCATTCTGGGCTGCAACGCCATAAACAAACCTGAagtttatgaagaaaaaaaaatcagttccAACAACCATCAATTTTACCAAAAGCATAATCCAATTCTTAGGACTTTCTGAATGTTGGCCATAATAAAAGTCATACCAAGACTAAACATTGCCATTCCAAGACCAGCATCAGAGAGAATTGATATCGACTTAGCTATAATTGCAGGCATCTCAACGTTCCACCTGAAACCAAAGAAATTAGGGCTTATTTCATCTTTGGGCCGTCGACCAAAATTAATTACGGGCGCTAGCAAAAATTATACATAACCTACACACTGATTAGGTATagcatatgtatatttatgtatattacatgtatattatatgtatacatatacatttatcgGCTGTTATGCTCTGGAGAggtccaaaaatgtaattatccctagaaaagattatttaataattaataaatagacCTGAATGGAAGGTGGATGACTTATATAGCCGACTATGGCTAGTTTTGGGATtcaaacatagtaaatagatgTATTGAAATGCATTTATGTCAAGGAAGCTTCAGTGTGCATATACCTGAATGAGACCAAGGACCAAGTGAGGCCAAAGAGACTAGAATAAGTATTCGGGTTCCTAATAAGTTTTCGCCACACCATAATCAGAATAAGTCTGGTCATAACACTAGCAGGAGGCATAGCAGTAGCCTTAGTTTCATTAGAAGTCTTGGGAAACAGCTCGGTCGTAGAGCTTGATCCGAGCTTCTTTAGCACTGGCTCTTCTCGACATCCATTGGAGTTCTTTTTATTCCCGACAGCAAACTCTTCtcgtccaaaatcatcataatctaatacatgaaaagataaagaaatcaACCACTAATCATATAAAAAAATACAAGACACTTCGAAGGAAAACGAGGAGCATAATATGAACTCAACAGGTTTCATATGCACAATGGAGGATACAACCTTTGATAACATGTCTGTTGGTAACACaaactatacatatatactttaagatgataataatacatatatttattaaaaatgatCACATGTTATCTcaaaaaaatagtaatttctGCGATTTTTTCATTCACAAACTTCTGGATAGTTTTATCACAAAATTCTGGATTTATAATCGTGCAAGCAATAAAATAATGTAAGCATTCACACAAGGAGacaaaacaggatcataatttCTGTAATTTTCCTAGGAAAATGGCCAAAGCTACACCTTAAACAAGAAAACTATAACAGAAGGCTACTCAAAAAGGTTCAACAAACAAAAACAGTTCTCTCAGAGATTTCTACAAAACAAATTTAGTGAATCACAATGTAAGAAATTCGTAGAACAAGCATAGGATCACAAGAAATAGTTGTACTCATCCGAAACAAGATAACAAAAACcaactaaaatacaaaataGTAAAAAACATATGAGCTTTAAGACTTGTTGGCAATATGGCATAGGATCACAAAAAATAGTTGTACTCAGCCAAAACAAGACAACAAAAACCAACTAAAATATAGAAAATAGTCAAAAACAGGTGAGCTCTAAGAATTATTGGCAATATGGcatagcattaaaaaaaaaaatagttgtacTCATCCAAAACAAGATAACAAAAACCAACTAAAAtacaaaattgtaaaaaaaaaaaaatagtaagacTTGTTGGCAATATGGCATAggatcacaaaaaaatattgtGCTCAGCTAAAACAAGACAACAAAAACCAactaaaatatacaaaatagtcAAAAACAGGTGAGCTCTAAGACTTATTGACAATATGGCatagcataaaaaaaaatagttgtacTCATCCAAAACAAGACAACAAAAACCAACTAAACTACAAAATAGtgaaaaaaaacaaatgaactTTTAGACATGTTGGCAATATGTCATAGTTTAAAATTCAAGTGTGTGCCAACCTTTAGGGTGAGCTCCAATGCCAAGCTCATTACCATAGTCTCCTCCTCTAAAAACATGAATCCCTCCTTCAGATACTGGTGAAGCACTTGAACTCCAAACAAACATATGAAGATCTTTTCCACCTTCTATTCCATTATTAGCCTTCTTCTTAGTCCCCGGTCCGGACGCCGGAGAAAAAATCCCAGCATTAGCAGGTGCAGGGTACCCCACGTTCCCCCTCTCCTCATCAAATCCCAAATTACCATAATTTGATGTCCTAGGACTCATATTTACATTCTTTCCATTCACCATTGAGCACAAGTCATTATGGTTAAAACTAGAACCTCTAGGTGTTGGATTTCTTGAAGATTGCAAAGAGTAAATCTCAGCATTAGACAAATTTGATGGTCTTGGAGTCATATGTGACATTCTTGAAAATATTTCAGACCTTGAACTAGTTGATTTCCTAACAGTTACATGTAATTTCCCATCTTCACCAACCTCAGCTTGAGTTTCAAGTGCCTCTTTTCCATCTAATGATATAACATCAGAATCAATTTTAAATGACACAATTTCCCCTCCATTATCAGGAAACTGTTCAGCAATAAGCATTCTAGCACCTCTATACTCAAACAAAAAAAGCATCAAAGTGTACCAAATAATACActgaagaacaacaatt contains:
- the LOC132049306 gene encoding probable auxin efflux carrier component 1b — translated: MISLLDLYHVLTAVVPLYVAMILAYGSVKWWKIFSPDQCSGINRFVALFAVPLLSFHFIASNNPYAMNYKFIAADTLQKVIVLVVLAIWSRISSSGSLEWSITLFSLSTLPNTLVMGIPLLKGMYGNESGSLMVQIVVLQCIIWYTLMLFLFEYRGARMLIAEQFPDNGGEIVSFKIDSDVISLDGKEALETQAEVGEDGKLHVTVRKSTSSRSEIFSRMSHMTPRPSNLSNAEIYSLQSSRNPTPRGSSFNHNDLCSMVNGKNVNMSPRTSNYGNLGFDEERGNVGYPAPANAGIFSPASGPGTKKKANNGIEGGKDLHMFVWSSSASPVSEGGIHVFRGGDYGNELGIGAHPKDYDDFGREEFAVGNKKNSNGCREEPVLKKLGSSSTTELFPKTSNETKATAMPPASVMTRLILIMVWRKLIRNPNTYSSLFGLTWSLVSFRWNVEMPAIIAKSISILSDAGLGMAMFSLGLFMALQPRMIACGKTIATFSMAVRFITGPAVMAAASIAVGLRGVLLHIAIVQAALPQGIVPFVFAKEYNVHPDILSTGVIFGMLIALPITLVYYILLGL